One Odontesthes bonariensis isolate fOdoBon6 chromosome 17, fOdoBon6.hap1, whole genome shotgun sequence genomic window carries:
- the slirp gene encoding SRA stem-loop-interacting RNA-binding protein, mitochondrial, with protein MAASSSKKVLEVFVSKIPWTVASREMKEYFTQFGPVKKCLLPFDKETGFHRGFCWVGFSTEEGLNNALQKDPHVLEGAKLQVQRNRRPFAGQKPNKEGESD; from the exons ATGGCGGCGTCGTCGTCTAAGAAAGTGCTGGAGGTTTTCGTGTCTAAAATCCCGTGGACCGTGGCCAGCA ggGAGATGAAGGAGTACTTCACACAGTTCGGCCCAGTGAAGAAGTGTCTTCTGCCATTT GACAAGGAGACGGGCTTCCACCGAGGCTTCTGCTGGGTCGGGTTCTCCACAGAAGAAGGACTGAACAACGCTCTCCAGAAGGACCCGCATGTTCTGGAGGGAGCCAAG CTCCAGGTTCAGAGGAACAGACGCCCATTTGCAGGACAGAAGCCCAACAAAGAAGGCGAGTCAGACTGa